DNA sequence from the Selenomonas timonae genome:
ATCATCCCGCTGACGGACTTTCCCGAGCGTTTTTCTGCGCTGCGCGAGGTTATGGTCGGCGATGAGCTGCTGCACATCGAGAGCGTCAAGCCGCAGGGGAAGAACTTTCTCATGCGTTTCCGTGAGTACGCTGTCCGCGAGGACGCACAGAAACTTACGGGGCGGCTGCTCACGGTCGCACGCGCAGACGCGGCACCGCTCGATGAGGGCGAGTACTACGTCTTTGATATCGTGGGGCTGACGGTGTACGATGAGGAGAACAATGAGCTCGGCACGGTCGAGAATGTTCTTCGTACGGGCAGCAACGATGTCTATGTCGTGCGCAGTGAGGATGGGCGCGAAATTCTCATCCCTGCACTGCGTTCGGTTGTAGGCGAGATTGATGTGCCGGGCGGACGCATGACGGTACGATTCCCACAGTAGGCGGACGGGGAGAACATCTCTCCCTCCGCTTTTTCTTTGCGGAAAATCGCGTCTCATGTTATAATGTATCAAAAGTTTCTATTTCTTTTATTCATAAGGGGTCAGAATATGCTCACCTGTATCACGCACTCTCCCGAGGAGACTGCGCATCTAGCGGGAACGATCGGTAAAATCATCCACGAGGGAACAGTCATCTGCCTCGACGGGGAGCTTGGGGTGGGAAAGACGCTCTTTGTGCGTGCGCTTGCGCGGACGCTCGGCGTGGAGAGCGACGTGACGAGCCCAACGTTCAACATCATGAACATCTACGAGGCGGCATGTCCCATTGTGCATTTTGACCTCTATCGCATCGAATCCGAGGAGGAGCTGGAGGACATCGGATTCTATGAGTACGTTGAAGCGACGGAGGGCATTGTTCTGATCGAGTGGGCGGAGAAATTTCCCGATGCGATGCCCGAGGATCGCGTCCAGGTGAACATCGCGGCACTGGACGGAGAGGAGCGGCAGTTCACCTTTGCCGCCGAAGGGGAGCTGAGCACGGCTCTCTTGGAGGAGTTGAGCGATATTGTCAATCCTGAGCATTGATACCTCCTCGCAGGTCTCGAGCGTTGCCGTTCTGTCGGTGGAGCGCGTTGCGGCAGAGATCAGCATGCAGGGAGCACTGACGCACTCGGAGACGCTGATGCCGCACATCGAGATGGCACTCCGTATGGCGCGTGTGGAAAAATCTGAACTTGAGGGAATCGCCGTCAGCATCGGCCCCGGCTCGTTCACGGGGCTGCGCATCGGACTTGCGTCGGCAAAGATGATGGCATACGCCCTGCACATTCCCCTCATCGCAGTACCGACACTCGAGGCGCTTGCCCATCACTATATCTGTGAGGGTGTGCGCCTCGTTCCCATGATGGACGCACAGAAGGGAAATGTCTATGCGCAGGAATTCGTGTGGCGTATGGATGGCGATGCGCTGAAATTGCAAGAGATTCGTCCCCTTGCGATTCTTCCTCTGACGGAGGTCATCGCGGGCTTGGAGAACGCGGAGCAGCCTGTGATTCTGCTCGGCGATGCCATGCAGAAGAAAACGACGCTCACACTTCCGGCAAATGTGCGCCTTGCTCCGATTCATGCGCGCATGCCGCGTGCCGCATGTGTGGGTCTCGCGGCACTCACGCGGCTTGCACGCGGGGAGATGGACGATCCCGTGACTGCTGCACCCCTCTATCTTCGCCGCAGTGAGGCGGAGGTGCTGTGGGAGAAGCGGCATGGCACGGGGGCGGCACAGTGATTCACTTTCGTGAACTCTTGCCCGAGGACGCGGAGGGCGTGGCTGCCGTCGAGCGTGAGAGCTTCCCGACGCCGTGGTCGCGTGAGGACTTCTGGCGTGAGGCTTCGAATGACTTTGCCTGCTATATCGTTGCGCTCGAGGATGCGGAGATCATCGGCTTTGGCGGCTGTTGGATCTCGTTCGAGGAGGCACAGGTGACGAATATCGCGCTGACCTCCGCACAGCGCGGCAGGGGGCTTGGCAAAGTTCTCATGACGCGGCTGATGTGTGCGGCGGCGGCACGTGGTGCGGAGCGTATGACACTTGAGGTGCGCCCGTCGAATACGCCCGCACTGCGTCTCTATGAGGGGCTGGGCTTTACGGCAATCGGTGTACGCAAGAAATACTATCAGGACAATGACGAGGACGCGATCCTGATGTGGCATACGAAATTGAAGGAATTTGTAAATGAAAGATGTGCAGGAGAAACTGACGCTCGGGATTGAGACGAGCTGCGACGAGACCTCGGCGGCAGTGCTGCGCGGGACACGCGAACTCCTCTCGTGTGTGATCGCGACGCAGATTCCGATTCATCAGAAATACGGCGGCGTTGTGCCCGAAATCGCCTCACGCAACCACATTTTGAGCATTCTGCCCGTCGTCGAGCAGGCACTTGCGGAGGCGGGGACAGAGCTCGCAGAGATCGACCAGATCGCCGTCACCTACGGACCAGGTCTCGTCGGGGCTCTCCTCGTCGGCGTGTCGGCGGCGAAGTCGCTCGCATTCTCCCTCGGTGTGCCGCTCATCGGGGTCAATCACCTCGAGGGGCATATCTTTGCGAACTTCCTTGCGGCCGAGGAACTCACGCCGCCCTTTATGGCACTCGTCGTCTCGGGCGGGCATACGGCACTCGTCGATGTCGCGGACTACGAGACGTTCCGCCAGATGGGCAGGACGCGCGATGATGCGGCGGGCGAGGCGTTCGACAAGGGGGCGCGTGTGATGGGGCTGCCGTACCCCGGCGGCCCCGAGATCGACAAGCTCGCCCGCGAGGGCAACCCCACCGCGATCGACTTCCCGCGTGCACTTGCACGGGAGGGAAATTACGAATTCAGCTTCAGCGGGCTGAAATCCGCCGTGCTGAACTACATAAACAGCGAGCAGATGAAGGGGCATGAACTGAACAAGGCGGACATCGCCGCCTCGTTCCAGTCTGCCGTCGTCGAGGTGCTCGTGCATAAGGCATTCGAGGCGATTCACGAAGCGGGGCGCGATACCCTTGTCCTCGCGGGCGGTGTTGCGGCGAATAAGTCCCTTGAGACACGTCTGCGGATGGCGGCAACGGCGGAGGGCATCCGCTATCTTTATCCGCCGCTGCGCCTCTGCACGGATAACGCTGCCATGATTGCCTGTCGCGGTGCGTATCAGGCGACGGCAGGGAAGTACAGTGACCTCTATCTGAACGCCGTCCCGGGACTGGATTTTCAGTAAAACAATATTGGGCTGATGTGTGATGCATCGGCTCTTTTTATTTGTCCATAAGTCCTCATGACAAAGGGCAAGGTCTTTTCATTGCAAGTATGAACGTCGTTCGTTATAATAAAAATGTCAACGGTCGAAAGGAGGCGGGCAGATGGAGCTGACGGCACGTATGCGGGCGATTCTGTCCGCTCTCCTCGCAGCAGACGGCTATGTACCCGCCGAGCGCATCGCCTCTGCCCTCGATGTCAGTGCACGCACCATTACGCGTGAGATGCACGGGCTCGAGATGGCACTGATGCCGTACGGCATCACACTTCTCAGGCGCACGGGTGCGGGCTTTATGCTGACGGGGGATAAGGCAGATCTGACGCGGCTAAGGACGCAGATCTCCAAGGTAAATGTACGCGGGGAGTTGACCCCTGATCAGCGGCGTTCGATTCTCGTGACGCGTCTCCTCATGGCAGACGAGCCGATCAAACTCTTTGCATTGGCACGCATTCTGGACGTGACGGACAGCACCGTCAGTCACGACCTCGATCGGCTTCAGCCGTTTCTGGCGGAGCAGGGAATTACGCTCGTACGCCGTCCCGGACTCGGGGTTTACGTCGAGGGGGCGGAGCGGGACATCCGCAGTGCACTCGTCCGCATCATTCACGACTGTATGGATGAAAAGGAGCTGCTCGCACTCGTCGCCGACGACGGTGTGGAGGGAGCAGCATCAGCAGCGGACCGTGCTCTGCTCGGTCTCGTTGACGGGGCACAGATACGGACGATTGATGATATCGTTGCCAAGGAGACGCACGGGAGGGATATCCCTGATACCGCGCGCGTCGGGTTGGTCGTACATCTCGCGCTTGCCGTGCGGCGCATGCAGCAGCACGATGCGATTGTGATGGATGCGGGGACGCTCGGAGAGCTGCGCCGCACGGAGGAATTCGCGGCAGCGCGCATGATTGCGGCACAGTTGGGCAAAGTATTTTCCCTCTCCGTCCCCGAGGCTGAGATCGGCTACATCACGATGCACCTCCTCGGTGCGCGTGGTATGGCTCTTCCTGCAGGGGCAGGGCGGGTGGATAACTTCCGCCTCGTACAGATTGCGCAGTCGATCATGCGTCTCGCCTCCGAAAAGAGCGGCGCGCCACTCATCAGAAGCCGTACACTGCTCTCGGGTCTGGTGAATCACCTCGCTCCAGCACTGCATCGGCTGAAACTCCACATGGATATTCGCAATCCTCTGCTCGCACAGATGGAGGCGGAGCATCCGGAACTCATGGAGCTCGCGCGGTACTCCACGCGTATGATGGAGGAGGAGGTCGGGGCACCGCTTCCCGCCGATGAGATTGCGTACATTGCCATTCATATCGGCGCAGCACTGACGGAGGCGGGCGGGGATCGCCCCGTTGTGCGCGTGCTCGTCGCGTGCCCTACGGGACTTGGGACGAGCCGTCTGCTCGCAAGCCGCATCCGCCGCGCCTACGAGCGCATCCGCGTGGTAGGGGAGCTCTCCTCCCTCGCGCTCACGGCGCAGGAGATCACACGCCGCGCCGTGGACTTCGTTGTATCGACCGTTCCGCTCCCGCCTCTTCCCGTGCCCGTCGTTGTCGCAAGTGCGTTTCTGACCGCATCCGATCGGGCACGGATCGACGCTGTACTTGCTTCCTGTGTGCCGCAGTCTGCCATTGAGATGCAGGAAAAGCCGCAGTTCAGCGAGGCGATGGCAGAGATTCATTGCCTGAGCGGTGCGATTTATGAGCTGCTTAAGGGATTTCGACTGCGTGCGGATATACGGGTGCACACACTACCGCAGCTGGCAGATGCGGCGGCGCAGCTCCTTGTATCGGAGGGGGCGGCTGATATTGCAGCGGCACTTCTCCGACGTGAGG
Encoded proteins:
- the tsaB gene encoding tRNA (adenosine(37)-N6)-threonylcarbamoyltransferase complex dimerization subunit type 1 TsaB yields the protein MSILSIDTSSQVSSVAVLSVERVAAEISMQGALTHSETLMPHIEMALRMARVEKSELEGIAVSIGPGSFTGLRIGLASAKMMAYALHIPLIAVPTLEALAHHYICEGVRLVPMMDAQKGNVYAQEFVWRMDGDALKLQEIRPLAILPLTEVIAGLENAEQPVILLGDAMQKKTTLTLPANVRLAPIHARMPRAACVGLAALTRLARGEMDDPVTAAPLYLRRSEAEVLWEKRHGTGAAQ
- the rimI gene encoding ribosomal protein S18-alanine N-acetyltransferase, whose translation is MIHFRELLPEDAEGVAAVERESFPTPWSREDFWREASNDFACYIVALEDAEIIGFGGCWISFEEAQVTNIALTSAQRGRGLGKVLMTRLMCAAAARGAERMTLEVRPSNTPALRLYEGLGFTAIGVRKKYYQDNDEDAILMWHTKLKEFVNERCAGETDARD
- the rimM gene encoding ribosome maturation factor RimM (Essential for efficient processing of 16S rRNA) → MTRLSPSVPDASNERIVIGRVGAAHGIRGELRIIPLTDFPERFSALREVMVGDELLHIESVKPQGKNFLMRFREYAVREDAQKLTGRLLTVARADAAPLDEGEYYVFDIVGLTVYDEENNELGTVENVLRTGSNDVYVVRSEDGREILIPALRSVVGEIDVPGGRMTVRFPQ
- the tsaE gene encoding tRNA (adenosine(37)-N6)-threonylcarbamoyltransferase complex ATPase subunit type 1 TsaE, whose amino-acid sequence is MLTCITHSPEETAHLAGTIGKIIHEGTVICLDGELGVGKTLFVRALARTLGVESDVTSPTFNIMNIYEAACPIVHFDLYRIESEEELEDIGFYEYVEATEGIVLIEWAEKFPDAMPEDRVQVNIAALDGEERQFTFAAEGELSTALLEELSDIVNPEH
- a CDS encoding BglG family transcription antiterminator is translated as MELTARMRAILSALLAADGYVPAERIASALDVSARTITREMHGLEMALMPYGITLLRRTGAGFMLTGDKADLTRLRTQISKVNVRGELTPDQRRSILVTRLLMADEPIKLFALARILDVTDSTVSHDLDRLQPFLAEQGITLVRRPGLGVYVEGAERDIRSALVRIIHDCMDEKELLALVADDGVEGAASAADRALLGLVDGAQIRTIDDIVAKETHGRDIPDTARVGLVVHLALAVRRMQQHDAIVMDAGTLGELRRTEEFAAARMIAAQLGKVFSLSVPEAEIGYITMHLLGARGMALPAGAGRVDNFRLVQIAQSIMRLASEKSGAPLIRSRTLLSGLVNHLAPALHRLKLHMDIRNPLLAQMEAEHPELMELARYSTRMMEEEVGAPLPADEIAYIAIHIGAALTEAGGDRPVVRVLVACPTGLGTSRLLASRIRRAYERIRVVGELSSLALTAQEITRRAVDFVVSTVPLPPLPVPVVVASAFLTASDRARIDAVLASCVPQSAIEMQEKPQFSEAMAEIHCLSGAIYELLKGFRLRADIRVHTLPQLADAAAQLLVSEGAADIAAALLRREEIAPTWVAPQMILLHTEAAALRMPLFGVLRLAQPLPYGADAVRTALVMLAPTETAAAKQLLGTISAQTAERPSFKDILAYGDADEIRRALEYVFEEHFHERLEELL
- the tsaD gene encoding tRNA (adenosine(37)-N6)-threonylcarbamoyltransferase complex transferase subunit TsaD; the encoded protein is MKDVQEKLTLGIETSCDETSAAVLRGTRELLSCVIATQIPIHQKYGGVVPEIASRNHILSILPVVEQALAEAGTELAEIDQIAVTYGPGLVGALLVGVSAAKSLAFSLGVPLIGVNHLEGHIFANFLAAEELTPPFMALVVSGGHTALVDVADYETFRQMGRTRDDAAGEAFDKGARVMGLPYPGGPEIDKLAREGNPTAIDFPRALAREGNYEFSFSGLKSAVLNYINSEQMKGHELNKADIAASFQSAVVEVLVHKAFEAIHEAGRDTLVLAGGVAANKSLETRLRMAATAEGIRYLYPPLRLCTDNAAMIACRGAYQATAGKYSDLYLNAVPGLDFQ